Below is a genomic region from Parageobacillus toebii NBRC 107807.
GGCGCAAAAACGGCGATGACGCGCGTGTTTAATGAATATGCGCGTAAGATGGGGCTGTTAAAAGAAAAAGATAAAAACTTGGAAGGATCGGATATTCGCGAAGGGTTGTCCGCCATCATATCGGTAAGAATTCCGGAACACCTGTTGCAGTTTGAAGGGCAGACGAAAGGAAAACTAGGAACAAGCGAAGCCCGTTCAGCCGTTGATGCGGTCGTATCGGAACATTTAACATACTTTTTGCAAGAAAACCCTGATATTAGCACGATGCTGATCAAAAAAGCCATTCGGGCATATCAAGCGCGGGAAGCGGCTCGAAAAGCGCGCGAGGAAGCGAGAAGCGGGAAGAAGCGAAAAGGAAAGGAAACGGTATTAAGCGGAAAATTGACGCCGGCGCAATCGCGCAATCCGAAGAAAAACGAATTATATTTAGTCGAAGGGGATTCGGCAGGCGGTTCGGCGAAACAAGGGCGCGACCGCCGTTTTCAGGCGGTATTGCCGCTGCGCGGAAAAGTGATTAACACAGAAAAAGCGAAGCTTGCCGACATTTTGAAAAACGAAGAAATCAATACGATTATCCACGCGATCGGCGGGGGAGTCGGACCGGATTTTTCGCTTGATGACATTAACTATGACAAAGTGATTATTATGACGGACGCGGACACGGACGGCGCGCACATTCAAGTGTTGCTTTTAACGTTTTTTTATCGGTACATGCGGCCGCTCATCGAAGCGGGAAAAGTATATATTGCCCTGCCGCCGCTATATAAAATTAGCAAAGGTACAGGAAAAAAAGAAATCATCGAATACGCGTGGACGGATGAACAATTAAAAGAAATCGTGAAAAAGTTCGGCAAAGGTTATACCATACAGCGCTATAAAGGGCTTGGCGAAATGAACGCCGATCAATTATGGGAAACGACCATGAATCCAGAAACACGCACGCTTATTCGCGTGCGGATTGAAGATGCGGCCCGGGCGGAGCGCCGCGTAACAACATTGATGGGCGATAAAGTCGAACCGCGCAGAAAATGGATTGAAGCAAACGTCGCATTCGGATTAGAAGACGACCCAAATATTTTAGACAATGAGCATGTATTTGTTGCAGGAGGGGATTATTGATGGCAGAAAGGTTGCTAGATTTGGCGCTTGAGGATGTGCTTGGCGACCGCTTTGGCCGCTATAGTAAATATATTATTCAAGAGCGCGCGCTTCCCGATGTTCGGGATGGGTTAAAGCCGGTGCAGCGCCGCATTTTATATGCGATGTACATCGATGGAAATACGGCGGACAAACCGTTTCGCAAAGCGGCAAAAACGGTCGGGAACGTCATCGGAAATTTTCATCCGCACGGAGATTCGTCCGTCTATGATGCGATGGTGCGGATGAGCCAAGATTGGAAGCTGCGCAATGTATTAATTGAAATGCATGGAAATAACGGAAGCATTGACGGCGATCCGCCGGCAGCGATGCGGTATACCGAAGCGCGCTTGTCGGCGATTGCCTCGGAATTGCTGCGTGATATTGAAAAACAGACCGTCGATTTTGTCCCGAACTTTGATGATACGACGAAAGAACCGGTCGTGCTGCCGGCGATGTTTCCGAATTTATTAGTCAACGGCTCTACCGGCATTTCGGCGGGATATGCAACCGAAATTCCGCCGCACCATTTAGGTGAAGTGATTGATGCGGTGATTATGCGCATCGACAAGCCGAACTGCACCGTTGATGAGCTGATGACGGTGCTGCACGGCCCTGATTTCCCAACCGGCGGCATTATTCAAGGGAAAGACGGCATTAAAAAAGCGTATGAAACGGGAAAAGGAAAAATTATTATTCGCGGAAAAGCGGTGATTGAACAAGCAAAAGGCGGGAAAAAGCAAATTATCATCACGGAGCTTCCGTATGAAGTAAATAAAGCGAATCTCGTTAAAAAAATAGATGAGCTTCGTTTCGATAAAAAGCTAGACGGCATTTCCGATGTTCGCGATGAAACGGACCGCACCGGACTACGCATTGTGATTGAACTAAAAAAAGATGCCGATGCGGAGGGAATTTTAAATTATTTATATAAAAATACCGATTTGCAAGTACCGTACAATTTTAATATGGTCGCCATTCATAAACGTCATCCGAAACTGCTAAGCCTTCCAGAACTGTTGGACGCATACATTGAGCATCGAAAAGAGGTCGTGACGAACCGCTCGCAATATGAGTTGAAAAAAGCGCATGAGCGCCAGCATATTGTCGAAGGCTTAATGAAAGCTTTATCGATTTTAGATGAAGTGATCGCGACCATTCGTGCTTCCCGTGATAAGCGCGACGCCAAAGACAACTTAATGGCGAAATATGAGTTCACCGAAGCACAAGCGGAAGCGATTGTATCGCTGCAACTATATCGATTAACGAACACAGATATTACCGCATTAAAACAAGAAGCGGAACAGTTGGAAAAAACGATTCAAGAACTGACCGCTATTTTAAATGATGAAAAGAAATTGCTTGCGGTGATTAAAAAAGAATTAAAAGCGATGAAGAAGCAATATGCCGATGAACGAAGAACGGTAATTGAAGATGAAATTGAAGAAATTAAAATTAATTTGGAAGTGATGATTCCAGCAGAAGACGTGATTGTCACGGTGACGAAAGAAGGATATGTGAAACGAACGAGCTACCGTTCATACAGTGCTTCGAACGGTCAGGACTTCGGCATGAAAGAATCTGACCGGCTGCTTTCGCAAATGGAAATGAACACGACCGATGTGTTATTGTTGTTTACTCGCCAAGGAAATTACTTGTACTGTCCTGTTTATGAACTGCCAGATATTCGTTGGAAAGATGTCGGTCAGCATATTTCCAATTTGATCCCGCTCGATCGGAATGATGAAATTATTGCCGCTGTTCCTGTCAAACAGTTTGATGACTCATTAAGCCTTATTTTTGTCACCAAACGAGGCATGGTGAAACGAACGGAGCTGGCGCAATATAAAGTCCAGCGGTATACGCGCCCGCTTGTCGCGATGAATGTAAAAGAAGATGATGAAGTCATACACGTCTATGTGACGGATGGACAACAAAGCCTATTGCTTGTAACGAATCAAGGATACGGATTATGGTTTGATGAAGCGGAAATAAGCACGGTTGGCGTGCGCGCTGCTGGTGTGAAAGGAATTAATTTAAAAGAAGGAGATTATGTTGTTTCCGCTCATCCAATCGGGAAAGAAGAACACATGTATTTAGTGATCGCGACACAACGGGGAGCCATGAAAAAAATGCCGTTAAGTGAATTTGAAAAAACATCGCGCGCTAAACGTGGAGTTGTCATGCTTCGTGAGTTAAAAACAAATCCGCACCGCATCGTCGCTTCTATTTTAACGGAAGGGGACGATGATGTATTGTTTATTCGCACCGAAACGGGCGTAACCGAGACGATTTCCACCGCTTCGCTGCGCACTGCAGATCGTTACAGCAATGGTTCCTTTATCATCGATAGTGATGAAGCGGGGGCCATCATGGATATATGGAAACAACCATCTAACATGTTAGGAAAAGAGGAGATGGAATAAGTCAAAAAACAACTCGGCAAATATGCCGAGTTTTGTTTTACCAAAATTTCCACCACTTATTCGAACGCTTCGTGTCAGTGTTAGCCGCTGCTTGGCGGAAGGAAACAACGAGCTCGCGAAACGCTTTTTCGCGCTCCATGATTTGTTCTTCATAGAGCTTTCGTTCTTGTTCCCGCTTCGCTTTTTCTTCCTGTAAAAATGTAACGACGTTTTCGAGATGTTCATGAATTTCTTCCGTTTCTTGCTGCAATGTTTTTGTATATTGCGTTAGTGAGTCATGGATTTCTTGTTTGGTAGATACGGAGTTTTCACGAATTTCGTCCACGTATAACTTCATTTCTTTCATTGCTTGCTCTAACACTTCCGTCGTTTCTTTTTTGAGCTCGCCAACGATTTCCTCTTTCATTGTCCTCGCCACTTGTTCGGCTATGTAATAAGTATCATGGCGTAAAGGGCGCGGAATATCAATCACCTCTCCTTCCATTACCGTTGTTTCCAATCCAACGTTTTGTTTCTGTTGTTCTGCCTGTAAATATTGAATGATCTCTTGTTTCGTTTTTTCCTCAGCAAACCATTGTTTAATTTTTGCAAATTGCTCCAGTAATGCATCGTTATAAATGCGTGCCCCCTGTTTTGTCCGCGGAATTGTAATGTATTGTGCAAACTCTTTTTCCCATTCTTTTAAGATTCGCGGAGCGACTTTCACTTTTTTTGCCGCTTCCTTTAGTGTGTATGATTTCATCTTGTTTTGTTCATCCTTTCTCTATCAAAATCGCTATATATTTATTTCCAAATCAATCATTTATTTTCCTGCTAATTTACAAAATATAACAAAAGAAGTGATAGTTAGAGAAAAAGTAACAAAAAATGTCGAAAATAAATGTTGACGAACTTGTATATACAGGTTAGAATAAAATTGACTTGTATATACAAGTTTTTTTGAAAGCGATTCCTGAAAACGGTTAAATGAATTTCGTTTTTTAGAAAAAAGATCG
It encodes:
- the parC gene encoding DNA topoisomerase IV subunit A, coding for MAERLLDLALEDVLGDRFGRYSKYIIQERALPDVRDGLKPVQRRILYAMYIDGNTADKPFRKAAKTVGNVIGNFHPHGDSSVYDAMVRMSQDWKLRNVLIEMHGNNGSIDGDPPAAMRYTEARLSAIASELLRDIEKQTVDFVPNFDDTTKEPVVLPAMFPNLLVNGSTGISAGYATEIPPHHLGEVIDAVIMRIDKPNCTVDELMTVLHGPDFPTGGIIQGKDGIKKAYETGKGKIIIRGKAVIEQAKGGKKQIIITELPYEVNKANLVKKIDELRFDKKLDGISDVRDETDRTGLRIVIELKKDADAEGILNYLYKNTDLQVPYNFNMVAIHKRHPKLLSLPELLDAYIEHRKEVVTNRSQYELKKAHERQHIVEGLMKALSILDEVIATIRASRDKRDAKDNLMAKYEFTEAQAEAIVSLQLYRLTNTDITALKQEAEQLEKTIQELTAILNDEKKLLAVIKKELKAMKKQYADERRTVIEDEIEEIKINLEVMIPAEDVIVTVTKEGYVKRTSYRSYSASNGQDFGMKESDRLLSQMEMNTTDVLLLFTRQGNYLYCPVYELPDIRWKDVGQHISNLIPLDRNDEIIAAVPVKQFDDSLSLIFVTKRGMVKRTELAQYKVQRYTRPLVAMNVKEDDEVIHVYVTDGQQSLLLVTNQGYGLWFDEAEISTVGVRAAGVKGINLKEGDYVVSAHPIGKEEHMYLVIATQRGAMKKMPLSEFEKTSRAKRGVVMLRELKTNPHRIVASILTEGDDDVLFIRTETGVTETISTASLRTADRYSNGSFIIDSDEAGAIMDIWKQPSNMLGKEEME
- a CDS encoding MerR family transcriptional regulator, with amino-acid sequence MKSYTLKEAAKKVKVAPRILKEWEKEFAQYITIPRTKQGARIYNDALLEQFAKIKQWFAEEKTKQEIIQYLQAEQQKQNVGLETTVMEGEVIDIPRPLRHDTYYIAEQVARTMKEEIVGELKKETTEVLEQAMKEMKLYVDEIRENSVSTKQEIHDSLTQYTKTLQQETEEIHEHLENVVTFLQEEKAKREQERKLYEEQIMEREKAFRELVVSFRQAAANTDTKRSNKWWKFW
- the parE gene encoding DNA topoisomerase IV subunit B, with product MHVTKQSVYEYNDDAIQVLEGLEAVRRRPGMYIGSTDSRGLHHLVYEIVDNSVDEALAGYGNYILVKIHKDNSITVLDEGRGMPTGMHKLGKPTPEVILTVLHAGGKFGQGGYKTSGGLHGVGASVVNALSEWLVVTIHRDGFIYQQRFEHGGKPVTTLEKIGTTNKTGTIIQFKPDPTIFSTTTFNYETLSERLRESAFLLKGLKIELIDERTGMRDVFYYENGIEAFVEYLNEDKDVLHPVVYFEGEQNGIEVEFAFQFNDGYSENVLSFVNNVRTKDGGTHEAGAKTAMTRVFNEYARKMGLLKEKDKNLEGSDIREGLSAIISVRIPEHLLQFEGQTKGKLGTSEARSAVDAVVSEHLTYFLQENPDISTMLIKKAIRAYQAREAARKAREEARSGKKRKGKETVLSGKLTPAQSRNPKKNELYLVEGDSAGGSAKQGRDRRFQAVLPLRGKVINTEKAKLADILKNEEINTIIHAIGGGVGPDFSLDDINYDKVIIMTDADTDGAHIQVLLLTFFYRYMRPLIEAGKVYIALPPLYKISKGTGKKEIIEYAWTDEQLKEIVKKFGKGYTIQRYKGLGEMNADQLWETTMNPETRTLIRVRIEDAARAERRVTTLMGDKVEPRRKWIEANVAFGLEDDPNILDNEHVFVAGGDY